In Sulfuracidifex metallicus DSM 6482 = JCM 9184, a single window of DNA contains:
- a CDS encoding GMP synthase subunit A has product MKIALIYYGGQYNHLILKNLKYLGVEAAVFSTDRPVEELNSFDGIIFSGGPFSVKDEISKMGNSPLYVKETHIPKLGICLGHQLISYVLGGKVKKATSPEYGLIKVEIQDNDTILSGFPKEFNAWESHWDEVIEPPSGFKVLASSHYSKVQAIVNHDNTVFGVQFHPEVKHTENGTLVFKNFISAIKK; this is encoded by the coding sequence GTGAAAATAGCGTTAATATATTACGGTGGTCAATATAATCATCTAATATTGAAGAACCTGAAGTACCTAGGAGTTGAAGCCGCTGTGTTTTCCACCGATAGACCAGTGGAAGAGCTGAATTCTTTTGACGGGATAATTTTCAGCGGCGGGCCATTCTCAGTGAAAGATGAGATCTCCAAGATGGGGAATTCCCCCTTGTATGTGAAAGAGACACATATACCTAAGCTAGGTATATGTCTAGGTCATCAGCTCATCTCATATGTCTTAGGAGGCAAGGTGAAGAAGGCAACTTCACCAGAATATGGTTTAATCAAGGTGGAAATACAAGACAATGATACCATACTCTCGGGATTCCCCAAAGAGTTCAATGCGTGGGAGAGTCACTGGGACGAGGTGATAGAACCACCGAGTGGTTTCAAGGTGCTAGCATCAAGCCATTACTCTAAAGTACAAGCTATAGTAAACCATGACAATACAGTATTTGGGGTACAATTTCACCCGGAAGTTAAACATACTGAGAACGGTACTCTAGTATTTAAGAACTTCATCTCAGCAATTAAGAAGTAA
- a CDS encoding CBS domain-containing protein → MDVGELIKRKPVKVTPDSSIREACIIMKKEGVGSLLVEDGGNPVGFFTERDVIRAVADGVGLDEKVSTVMTQGVVTIQADKDVSEAILLMNNEGIRHLVVVDNQGKVIGVISMREAAWALNSITLDSSAW, encoded by the coding sequence ATGGATGTGGGAGAACTTATAAAAAGAAAACCTGTTAAGGTTACCCCCGATTCCTCCATAAGGGAAGCTTGCATCATAATGAAAAAGGAGGGAGTAGGTTCATTGCTAGTTGAGGATGGAGGGAACCCCGTAGGTTTCTTCACTGAAAGGGACGTAATAAGAGCCGTTGCAGATGGGGTTGGACTAGATGAGAAAGTATCGACGGTCATGACTCAAGGAGTCGTTACAATTCAAGCTGATAAGGACGTGTCTGAAGCAATTTTGTTGATGAATAATGAGGGAATAAGGCACTTGGTTGTCGTGGACAACCAAGGTAAGGTAATTGGTGTTATATCGATGCGTGAAGCTGCGTGGGCTTTAAACTCGATTACGTTGGACTCTTCCGCGTGGTAG